The Nostoc sp. 'Lobaria pulmonaria (5183) cyanobiont' genome window below encodes:
- a CDS encoding terpene synthase family protein, with translation MSDLGQQPEALKLFHQRFIEVLNGAELTSNDIHLSYALSDLRQRMLQIGSIKWFHHFVFSFEEYFAGCVQEASNRAQGIIPDIDTYIRIRNLSSAGDLTVVLIEFCDQLLIPDILRQHDIFKKLKQKTINILAWCNDLFSYSREMASGDVHNLVFACHKSDAVSTTDFSFTIARVFKSN, from the coding sequence ATGTCAGATTTAGGCCAACAACCTGAAGCACTCAAGCTTTTTCACCAAAGATTTATTGAAGTACTAAATGGAGCAGAACTTACAAGCAACGATATACACCTTAGCTATGCTTTAAGCGACCTACGACAACGGATGCTTCAGATAGGAAGCATAAAATGGTTCCATCATTTTGTTTTTAGCTTTGAGGAATACTTCGCCGGATGTGTACAGGAAGCAAGTAACCGCGCACAGGGAATTATACCGGATATTGATACCTATATCAGAATACGGAACTTAAGTTCGGCAGGGGATCTTACCGTAGTATTGATTGAATTTTGCGATCAATTGCTGATTCCTGATATTTTACGACAGCACGACATCTTCAAAAAACTCAAGCAGAAGACAATTAATATTCTTGCCTGGTGTAATGATCTCTTCTCGTATTCTAGAGAAATGGCAAGTGGTGATGTTCACAATCTAGTATTCGCTTGCCACAAGTCTGATGCTGTATCTACTACAGATTTTTCATTCACGATCGCCAGAGTTTTTAAGTCAAATTGA